From Triticum aestivum cultivar Chinese Spring chromosome 4A, IWGSC CS RefSeq v2.1, whole genome shotgun sequence, a single genomic window includes:
- the LOC123082678 gene encoding protein FAR1-RELATED SEQUENCE 5-like → MAGEGISIDEFMEYDSMVRQTFKSENEAYKFYLAYAESKGFGVRKGDLKYKGNKENAYRRTFVCCKQGYRDVKHFDETDKKRTPRALSRCGCPALLQVELQASTGLWFVKNFVDQHSHPFINPELSPFLWSHRGLNDPQKADVIEYSVGGLRTHQIMDVMEKQAGGFGKAGFISRDLYNHVALEKKKKIEGSDAQFMLNYMTAQQMKDPDFFYRYTTDIDGHLQNIFWADAQSRLDYVAFGGVVVFDSTYRSNKYRLPFVPFVGLNHHRSTVVFGVGLVSGEWADSYEWLLQVFLEAMHQKHPISTITDGDASMAKAISSVWPSTYHRLCSWHIEQNMVLHLRKEKLKEFRKFIYYAMDVHEFERR, encoded by the coding sequence ATGGCTGGTGAAGGCATCTCGATAGATGAATTTATGGAGTACGACTCAATGGTCAGGCAGACATTTAAAAGTGAGAACGAAGCGTACAAGTTCTACTTAGCGTATGCGGAGAGCAAAGGGTTTGGTGTTAGAAAGGGCGATCTAAAATATAAGGGAAACAAGGAAAATGCATACCGGAGGACGTTTGTGTGCTGCAAACAAGGATATCGTGACGTAAAGCACTTTGATGAAACCGACAAGAAAAGGACACCAAGGGCACTCTCTCGGTGTGGTTGTCCTGCTCTTTTGCAGGTTGAGCTTCAAGCAAGCACTGGGTTGTGGTTTGTAAAGAATTTTGTTGACCAACATAGCCATCCATTCATAAATCCTGAGTTGTCACCTTTCCTGTGGTCTCATCGTGGCCTGAACGACCCACAGAAGGCGGATGTCATTGAGTACTCGGTTGGTGGACTTCGCACACATCAGATAATGGATGTGATGGAGAAGCAGGCTGGTGGTTTCGGCAAGGCTGGATTTATATCTCGCGATCTGTATAACCATGTCGcattggagaagaagaaaaagatagaAGGTAGCGATGCTCAGTTTATGCTGAACTACATGACAGCACAACAGATGAAAGACCCAGATTTTTTTTACAGATACACCACAGACATTGATGGGCATCTGCAGAACATATTCTGGGCAGACGCCCAATCTCGCttggactatgttgcatttggtgGTGTGGTGGTGTTTGACAGCACATACCGGTCAAACAAATATAGGTTGCCATTTGTTCCATTTGTGGGGCTGAACCATCACCGTAGCACAGTCGTGTTTGGGGTTGGTCTTGTATCCGGCGAATGGGCTGACTCATATGAGTGGCTGCTTCAGGTTTTTTTGGAGGCAATGCACCAGAAGCATCCCATTTCAACGATCACAGACGGCGACGCTTCAATGGCCAAAGCCATATCATCAGTCTGGCCTAGCACATATCACCGTCTGTGCAGCTGGCATATCGAGCAGAATATGGTGCTTCACCTCCGAAAGGAAAAGCTTAAGGAATTTAGGAAATTTATTTACTATGCCATGGATGTTCATGAGTTTGAGAGACGCTAG